A window of the Henckelia pumila isolate YLH828 chromosome 3, ASM3356847v2, whole genome shotgun sequence genome harbors these coding sequences:
- the LOC140893241 gene encoding uncharacterized protein isoform X1 produces MALETYASQASDTVNTDVLSQARLACYKARDAFYCCLEKESNKKPSEIASVGLLYPAECKKTREDYVKQCRPTWVKHFDRQYCAKKRVQRLLDDNDSRRGPLSLPQPSTFKPPCSF; encoded by the exons ATGGCGTTGGAAACGTACGCATCCCAGGCCTCTGATACAGTTAACACCGATGTTCTTTCGCAAGCTCGGCTAGCTTGCTACAAG GCGCGTGATGCATTCTATTGTTGCTTAGAGAAAGAATCGAACAAGAAACCTTCAGAAATCGCTTCGGTGGGACTGCTTTACCCAGCTGAATGCAAGAAAACTAGAGAGGATTATGTGAAACAATGCAGACCCACTTGG GTGAAGCATTTCGATAGGCAGTACTGTGCGAAGAAGAGGGTTCAAAGGCTTTTGGATGATAATGATTCGAGGAGAGGTCCGTTGTCGCTTCCACAGCCTTCTACTTTTAAACCCCCTTGTTCTTTTTGA
- the LOC140893241 gene encoding uncharacterized protein isoform X2, with translation MALETYASQASDTVNTDVLSQARLACYKARDAFYCCLEKESNKKPSEIASVGLLYPAECKKTREDYVKQCRPTWVKHFDRQYCAKKRVQRLLDDNDSRRGV, from the exons ATGGCGTTGGAAACGTACGCATCCCAGGCCTCTGATACAGTTAACACCGATGTTCTTTCGCAAGCTCGGCTAGCTTGCTACAAG GCGCGTGATGCATTCTATTGTTGCTTAGAGAAAGAATCGAACAAGAAACCTTCAGAAATCGCTTCGGTGGGACTGCTTTACCCAGCTGAATGCAAGAAAACTAGAGAGGATTATGTGAAACAATGCAGACCCACTTGG GTGAAGCATTTCGATAGGCAGTACTGTGCGAAGAAGAGGGTTCAAAGGCTTTTGGATGATAATGATTCGAGGAGAG GGGTTTAA